AGCCTTGAAGCATATTTCTTTCTGCTCAAATGTATACTTCCCATCCTTGGAAGCCAATTAATAGGACGTCATAGGTTGCTTGAATCAAAAATCGCATGTGTATCATGACACATGAGGAATTATAAAGCTGAAACTTTGTGAGAGATCAAATGGAAGAACCAAAAAccattttgaaattcaaagacAAACATCTTATTGGTTTTCACTCAAATTGCCTGCAAAAATGGAGAATGGAAACAAGAGGCTAGCTGTTTTGGTTGGTTGCAATTACCCCAACACCCCACATGAGTTAAATGGATGCATAAACGATGTTTTGGCCATGAGAGACGTGCTTGTTAAATGGTTTGGGTTCGATCACAGCCATATTGAACTCTTGACTGATGCACCTGGTTCATTAGTCATGCCCACTGGTGCTAACATTAAGAAGGCACTTGATCAGATGCTCAAGAAGGCTGAACCTGGAGATGTCCTATTCTTTCAGTATAGTGGACATGGAACAAGGATTCCATCAGCCAAACCTGGGCATCCCTTTAGGCAAGATGAAGCAATTGTGCCTTGTGATTTCAATCTAATCACTGGTATGTACCATCATGATCCcttgtctttctttttgtaTATTATCCCCAGTACTAAATTTCCAGGCTTGTTTGCTGATAAAGCTTTTGGCACTTTCAATTAGTACACTTGGACATGATGCAATTAAagattttctcataaaacattACTCAACATTTGTTAACAATGCTTTTGCAATTCTTTCAAACTTCTTATTATCACAAGAAAGTTTTCTCATTGTCAATTTGTCATACtgaactaaataaaaattaatgccACTAAATATGTAGATGTGGACTTCCGGCAATTAGTGAATTGCCTGCCAAAGGGAGCAAGCTTCACAATTCTCTCAGACTCATGCCACAGTGGAGGCCTAATTGACAAAGAGAAAGAGCAAATTGGACCCTCTTCTGTCACCAGCGATGGCACATTGCAGCAATCATGTAGCCCCAAGACCATTCCCTTTGAATCAATTCTACAACATCTAACATCACAGACAAACATAAACACATCTGATATTGGCACTCATTTGTTAGAATTATTTGGAGCCGATGCAAGCCATAAGTTTCATTTACATCCAAATGAGCTGGACTTGTCTGAGTCATTGAAGACAGACGAAGGAATTCTTCTTAGTGGGTGTCAAGCCAATGAGACTTCTGCAGACATGAACCCAATGATGACTGGAGGAAAGGCGTATGGAGCATTCAGTAATGCTGTCCAGATGGTATTGAAGGATCATTTAGGTTCACTCAGCAACAAAGAAGTTGTGCTGCTAGCTAGGAAGTCTTTAGAGGCAGGAGGCTTTGCTCAACACCCTTGCCTCTACTGCAGTGATGAAAATGCTGATGCTCCTTTCTTATGGCAGCCTCAGGGCTCAGATTTATGAGGCATTGAGTGGTTTGTGCATGCTTGGTTTGATATATGGTTACTAACATATTATTTCtattgaaatttaataaaaaggcAATAATTGAAGCGGTACCTAATAAGGGGCTTgggaaaaagaaattatttgtaCAATCACTTTCTTTACATTAGAATTAACAGTACTCTTACCAAGAGTCTTGAACCTCAATTGGCACCTCTTGACGCATTCAATAGAGACATCCCCAAGTTTCGAATTCCCCACCCCAactatgtaatatatatatatatatatatataccaaaaaacAGTAACAAAAATTAATGTTACTCTTCAAGTTCAAGAACAATTAGAGTAAACAGGAATTTCTAGTAGTAGTCAATCACTTATTCCATCTCAATTCATACCAAAGCACAATTATAAAGCACCAGCCATCTTATATTACAGATTGTCCCTAAAGTATAAACTAAGAAATgtagaatttaattatttaatatgatCGTATAAAAACCTATCAACATAAAGGCCTTGTCTTGCCACTGGCCTCACTGTCCACTTCTATCATCTACAGAAAAGGGTAGGCCCTGACATGTGGGCACGTAAAATTGTCCTAGTTATTTGACTTCTTTTCATATATAACCAAAATCAGAACAACACTACAGTTCATTAGCATGTCTTGCTAGCACATAAGCTACCCTATTGCCACCCCTTTTAATACGACTAGTAGAAGCCCTCCTTAACCCACAGAGAAGAAATTGAATATCATCAATCACATTTCCAAGCATAGACATGTTTGGAGTTGATGAGGAAACTGCTCTCATGACATTAGCATTATCTCCTTCAACCACTAGCTTCGAAAAGCCCGCATCAACAGCAAATTCCAAGGTTTTCCTACAAGCCATTGTCTCAGCCTCCTCACTACAGGTTACCGTTGGCCCTATGGTAGACAATGCAGCCATCACTTCTCCTTGTTCGTTCTGGATAACAGCACTGAAGCCAGAGCTATTACTCTCCTTAAAGATGGTAGCATCGAAGTTTAGTTTGAAGAGTGATTGAGGAGGTGGACGCCACACATTCCCATTAGACTGCCACGGTGGGACAGATAGGTGCTCTTGTGCCTGCTTAAACTCCTCCAAATACTCCGCAGCATGTTTGGTCAGCCACCCTGGATCCTTGAGCTTCCCTCCATGTAGCAAGCTTCCTTTGATTCCAAATAATCCAAGCTTACAACAAGAACAATTCCACATCCTCTAGGTCCAGTCTATCCATTAGATATTCAAACAGCTGTAACATGTCTTGTTGGCCGAGAGAGCATTTCTGCAATTTAATCTGACTCCCAACCCACACATCCTGAGCTACAAGATAGTCCCATAAAGCATGTATCTTGGCCTCAAGAAATCGAGTACAGATCGGGCAAACATTATCACccgtaatttttctttttaataaattaaccCATGTTGGCAGAATTCCGTGGCATACTCTCCAACCGAAAACTTTAATCTTATTTGGAACTCTCATGATGGATATTCATATTTGGAAGATTGTTAAATAATGGATACTCATATTTTGTGATTAGTGTTCTCCTATCTTTTTCGTGGTGTCATAACATAAGTGTCCATTATTTTATTGTCAAACTATTCACAATTTGATTTTTCATTGccttttaaatataaaatcaaaataaaataggagTATGTGTAGGGTGCGTGTAGCAATGAAAGAATATCATAAAATGTGAGTTGACTTATAATATTTTCGTATcttaatatttgtatttttaaatttttatcaaaCATGACACTCATGATGACACGGAGAGAATG
The sequence above is drawn from the Quercus robur chromosome 7, dhQueRobu3.1, whole genome shotgun sequence genome and encodes:
- the LOC126693194 gene encoding metacaspase-9 encodes the protein MENGNKRLAVLVGCNYPNTPHELNGCINDVLAMRDVLVKWFGFDHSHIELLTDAPGSLVMPTGANIKKALDQMLKKAEPGDVLFFQYSGHGTRIPSAKPGHPFRQDEAIVPCDFNLITDVDFRQLVNCLPKGASFTILSDSCHSGGLIDKEKEQIGPSSVTSDGTLQQSCSPKTIPFESILQHLTSQTNINTSDIGTHLLELFGADASHKFHLHPNELDLSESLKTDEGILLSGCQANETSADMNPMMTGGKAYGAFSNAVQMVLKDHLGSLSNKEVVLLARKSLEAGGFAQHPCLYCSDENADAPFLWQPQGSDL
- the LOC126691287 gene encoding uncharacterized protein LOC126691287; translation: MWNCSCCKLGLFGIKGSLLHGGKLKDPGWLTKHAAEYLEEFKQAQEHLSVPPWQSNGNVWRPPPQSLFKLNFDATIFKESNSSGFSAVIQNEQGEVMAALSTIGPTVTCSEEAETMACRKTLEFAVDAGFSKLVVEGDNANVMRAVSSSTPNMSMLGNVIDDIQFLLCGLRRASTSRIKRGGNRVAYVLARHANEL